From the Candidatus Peribacteria bacterium genome, one window contains:
- the serS gene encoding serine--tRNA ligase, producing the protein MIDLQHLRDNPELYQDAATKKRIKVDVLAFLKLDEERRTLIQHADEMRANKNAVSKDIPQMQGDEKAKAIADMKEVGEKLKTAEEKLAVIEKEWNHTLLLMPGIPLPQVPVGKDDTENVEVRTHGTIPTFDFPMKDHVTLATDLDILDIPRAVKMAGSRSYFLKGDGARLELAILMFTLDSLAKKGYTAFLPPLMVNYEAMMGTSYFPGGEEQAYAIGVKTPDAAIESDDVWLIGTSEVAVTSYHSGETLKETDLPKRYCGISNCFRREAGTYGKDTHGLYRIHQFQKVEQVILCKNDPAESEKMHKEILQNAEDILQALKLPYRVVDVCTGDMGRGQIYKNDIETWMPSRNSYGETHSCSTFHEFQSRRLNIKYEDSDGTKKFVHTLNNTCIASPRILIPILEMYQNADGSVTIPEVLRPYMGGKEVISKPQ; encoded by the coding sequence ATGATCGACCTCCAGCACCTCCGGGATAACCCCGAACTCTACCAGGATGCTGCCACCAAAAAGCGCATCAAAGTTGATGTGCTCGCATTCCTGAAACTCGACGAGGAACGCCGCACGCTCATCCAGCACGCCGATGAAATGCGCGCGAACAAAAACGCCGTCAGCAAGGATATTCCGCAGATGCAGGGCGACGAGAAGGCAAAGGCGATCGCCGACATGAAAGAGGTAGGTGAGAAGCTCAAAACTGCTGAAGAAAAACTGGCGGTGATCGAAAAAGAATGGAATCACACTCTGCTCCTGATGCCGGGCATTCCATTGCCGCAGGTACCGGTCGGAAAAGATGACACGGAGAACGTGGAAGTCCGCACGCACGGAACCATCCCGACGTTTGATTTCCCGATGAAGGACCACGTCACGCTCGCGACAGACCTGGATATCCTCGATATTCCCCGCGCCGTGAAAATGGCCGGCAGCCGCAGCTACTTTTTGAAAGGGGACGGTGCACGTCTCGAACTCGCAATCCTGATGTTCACGCTCGATAGCCTTGCCAAGAAAGGCTACACCGCATTCCTCCCGCCCTTGATGGTGAACTATGAAGCGATGATGGGAACCAGCTATTTCCCGGGTGGCGAAGAACAGGCGTATGCCATCGGCGTGAAGACACCGGATGCTGCCATTGAAAGTGATGATGTGTGGCTGATTGGAACATCGGAAGTGGCTGTGACCAGCTACCACAGCGGCGAGACGCTCAAAGAGACAGATCTGCCGAAGCGCTACTGCGGTATCAGTAACTGCTTCCGTCGCGAGGCAGGAACCTACGGCAAAGACACGCACGGTCTGTACCGCATCCACCAGTTCCAGAAAGTCGAGCAGGTGATTCTGTGTAAGAATGATCCCGCAGAAAGCGAGAAGATGCACAAAGAAATTCTGCAGAACGCAGAAGACATTCTGCAGGCTCTGAAGTTGCCGTACAGAGTCGTCGACGTGTGTACAGGCGACATGGGCCGCGGACAGATCTACAAAAACGATATTGAAACCTGGATGCCAAGCCGCAACAGCTACGGCGAAACACACAGCTGTTCCACCTTCCACGAATTCCAGTCCCGCAGACTGAATATCAAATACGAAGACAGCGACGGCACGAAGAAATTTGTGCACACGCTGAATAACACCTGCATTGCTTCGCCCCGTATTCTCATCCCGATTCTCGAGATGTATCAGAATGCAGATGGAAGCGTGACGATTCCGGAAGTGCTGCGACCGTATATGGGTGGAAAAGAGGTCATTTCCAAGCCGCAATAA
- the uvrB gene encoding excinuclease ABC subunit UvrB encodes MSKNKPFRLVSSFEPKGDQPAAIEKLLKGLEKGEKHQTLLGATGTGKTFTMANIVQATQRPTLVLAHNKTLAAQLCSEFQMFFPDNAVSYFVSYYDYYQPEAYVPHTDTYIEKDASINEEIDKYRHAATYNLLTRRDVLIVASVSCIYGLGNVTDYEALAIKLERGQTIQRDKLLRKLTDIQYRRSNMEFKQRMFHAMGDTVEIFPPNADTVIRIEMPFDEIDVIQEVDSFTGEVIQELQDVTIFPAAHNVTSKEKIDRAIEGILAEMKEQEAYFLKRGELVKAERIRMRTEYDVEMLRETGYCTGIENYVRYLEGTPPGVPPSTLLDYFPDDYLVIADESHITIPQIGGMYEGNNSRKSTLVEYGFRLPSSHDNRPLKMNEWEERVHQRIYVSATPSKYEFANTPKDNFAEQIIRPTGLIDPVVTVKPTKNQIDDITREVQETLKRNERVLITTLTKRSAEDLTKYLKDGGYNVQYIHSDVETLDRIEILRQLRTGDIDILVGINLLREGLDLPEVSFIAILDADKQGFLRSRDALIQTIGRAARNVNGHVTLYADKETDAMRGAMGETTRRRAIQQAYNEKHGITPQTIIKAIHDIAEEGKKLELRRPKHDHQKIPKDERNRLIEELEAQMELASQNLQFEQAADLRDEIELLRRQK; translated from the coding sequence ATGTCCAAAAACAAGCCTTTCAGACTCGTATCCTCCTTTGAGCCCAAGGGTGACCAGCCGGCAGCTATTGAGAAACTGCTCAAGGGTCTTGAGAAAGGTGAGAAACACCAGACGCTTCTCGGGGCAACGGGCACAGGAAAGACTTTTACTATGGCGAATATTGTGCAGGCAACGCAGCGTCCGACGCTCGTGCTCGCACATAACAAAACCCTTGCGGCGCAGCTGTGTTCGGAGTTCCAGATGTTCTTTCCGGACAACGCGGTGTCGTATTTCGTCTCCTACTACGACTACTACCAGCCCGAAGCGTACGTGCCGCACACGGATACGTATATTGAGAAAGATGCGTCCATCAACGAAGAAATCGACAAGTACCGTCATGCTGCAACGTACAATCTTCTCACGCGTCGCGACGTGCTGATTGTTGCATCTGTTTCCTGTATCTACGGTCTTGGAAACGTGACTGACTACGAAGCACTCGCCATCAAACTCGAACGCGGACAGACCATCCAGCGTGACAAACTCCTCCGCAAGCTGACAGACATTCAGTATCGCCGTTCGAACATGGAGTTCAAGCAGCGGATGTTCCATGCAATGGGAGACACGGTCGAAATTTTCCCGCCGAATGCAGACACGGTCATCCGCATCGAAATGCCGTTTGATGAAATTGATGTCATTCAGGAGGTGGATAGCTTTACCGGAGAAGTCATTCAGGAACTGCAGGATGTGACCATTTTCCCGGCAGCACACAACGTGACCTCGAAAGAAAAAATTGATCGTGCGATTGAAGGAATCCTCGCGGAGATGAAAGAGCAGGAAGCGTATTTCCTGAAGCGCGGCGAACTCGTAAAAGCAGAACGCATCCGCATGCGCACGGAGTACGACGTCGAAATGCTGCGTGAAACCGGCTACTGCACAGGTATTGAAAACTATGTGCGCTACCTGGAAGGAACACCGCCCGGCGTTCCGCCGTCCACTCTCCTCGACTACTTCCCGGATGATTACCTCGTGATTGCCGATGAGTCGCACATCACCATCCCGCAGATCGGCGGTATGTACGAAGGAAACAACTCCCGCAAATCCACGCTCGTCGAATACGGCTTCCGCCTGCCATCCAGCCACGACAACCGCCCGCTCAAAATGAATGAATGGGAAGAGCGCGTGCATCAGCGTATTTATGTGTCTGCAACGCCGAGCAAATATGAATTTGCAAACACGCCGAAAGATAATTTCGCGGAGCAGATTATCCGCCCGACAGGACTCATCGATCCGGTGGTGACTGTAAAGCCCACAAAGAACCAGATCGACGACATCACCAGAGAGGTGCAGGAAACTCTCAAGCGGAACGAGCGCGTGCTTATTACAACGCTCACCAAGCGCAGCGCTGAAGACCTCACCAAGTACCTGAAAGACGGTGGCTACAACGTGCAGTACATCCACTCAGACGTGGAGACGCTCGACCGTATCGAAATCCTCCGCCAGCTGCGTACCGGTGACATCGACATCCTCGTCGGTATCAACCTGCTGCGCGAAGGACTCGACCTTCCGGAAGTGAGCTTCATTGCAATTCTCGATGCCGACAAGCAGGGCTTCCTCCGTTCCCGCGACGCTCTCATTCAGACCATCGGCCGTGCTGCCCGTAACGTCAACGGACACGTAACGCTCTACGCCGACAAAGAGACCGATGCCATGCGCGGAGCCATGGGCGAAACCACCCGCCGCCGCGCGATCCAGCAGGCCTACAACGAGAAGCACGGCATCACGCCGCAGACCATCATCAAAGCCATCCACGACATTGCGGAAGAAGGCAAAAAGCTGGAACTCCGTCGTCCGAAGCATGATCATCAGAAGATTCCGAAGGACGAACGCAACCGCCTGATTGAAGAGCTCGAAGCGCAGATGGAACTCGCGTCCCAGAATCTGCAGTTTGAGCAGGCTGCGGATCTGCGTGATGAGATTGAGTTATTGCGGCGGCAGAAATGA
- a CDS encoding DUF475 domain-containing protein, protein MGWEMMALIVVGLCLFEIVSSLDNAVVNADILVTMSDKGRKWFLFWGIIFAVFVVRGLLPTVIVWMATPGLGPVEAIKATFQGDAAAAHAVKEAAPLLLCGGGVFLLLLFLDWLFREEKAYGVWGEAFLLRQATWFYLIASVALTVITWHAVHHNPMLAFSAMVGSTAFFLSHGFKEHAEKVEEELRTSKSNRSDLSKILYLEIIDLCFSIDGVVGAFAFTMSVPLILVGNGIGAVVVRQVTVALVKRQLEKQKQNGASDKAFQNLPYLKNGAMYAIGTLAAVMILDSFHIHVPIWFTPVATISIIGFFLGMCFWRPVVSETKEVKANEPAEECLNV, encoded by the coding sequence TTGGACAATGCAGTAGTGAATGCCGACATCCTGGTAACAATGAGTGACAAGGGGCGCAAGTGGTTCTTATTTTGGGGAATCATTTTCGCGGTCTTCGTTGTCCGGGGCCTGTTGCCGACAGTCATTGTGTGGATGGCAACGCCCGGACTTGGCCCAGTGGAAGCGATCAAGGCAACATTTCAGGGGGATGCTGCCGCAGCTCATGCAGTGAAAGAAGCGGCTCCACTTCTCCTCTGTGGCGGGGGTGTATTTCTTCTCCTCCTGTTCCTGGATTGGCTGTTCCGTGAAGAAAAGGCCTATGGCGTGTGGGGTGAGGCATTCCTGCTCCGGCAAGCAACATGGTTTTACCTCATTGCATCAGTCGCACTGACGGTTATCACGTGGCACGCAGTGCACCACAATCCTATGCTGGCGTTCAGCGCAATGGTGGGGTCGACTGCGTTCTTCCTGTCTCACGGTTTCAAAGAGCACGCAGAAAAGGTGGAGGAGGAGCTGAGGACAAGCAAGAGCAACCGATCGGATCTCTCCAAAATTCTCTATCTGGAAATTATCGACTTATGCTTCTCGATCGATGGCGTCGTGGGTGCATTCGCATTTACCATGAGCGTTCCCCTCATCCTGGTTGGAAACGGGATCGGTGCAGTTGTTGTGCGCCAGGTCACCGTTGCACTCGTCAAACGGCAACTGGAGAAGCAGAAACAGAATGGGGCGTCCGATAAAGCTTTTCAGAATCTGCCCTATTTGAAAAACGGGGCTATGTATGCAATCGGCACACTGGCAGCCGTCATGATTCTGGACAGCTTCCACATTCACGTTCCTATCTGGTTCACACCAGTAGCAACGATCAGCATCATCGGGTTTTTCCTGGGGATGTGTTTCTGGCGACCGGTTGTCTCAGAGACGAAAGAAGTGAAGGCAAACGAGCCAGCTGAAGAATGTTTAAACGTCTAA